One segment of Sphingobacteriales bacterium DNA contains the following:
- a CDS encoding (Fe-S)-binding protein, protein MASILQQVAFVALGGGAAYMASRRFGDVIRNIRRGKETHIDVGTTGERWNNVLLVALGQKKMFKNWIPAVFHLFIYVAFLFTQIEMIEIVADGLLGKHRIFAKPLGGLYTAVISSIEILSVLALVATFVFLARRNLLKVPRFWKAEMKGFPQLDGNIILLLEILLITFIFMMNGADTVLQQLDPAHYPSTGNLAISSWLGPALFGGLGENTLHFIERLGWWGHLTVVLAFLTYLPFSKHLHIILAFFNTYFAPLQPKGKMNNMPAVAQEVALMLNPSAAAPPPSDAAPRFGAKDVEDLTRQQLLSAYTCTECGRCTAECPANQTGKKLSPRKIMMDVRDRLEEKTALEKQHGAGYDDGKSLHDRISREEINACTTCNACVEACPVLINPLSIILELRRYKIMEQSDSPAEWNLMFTNTENNGAVWQFAPQDRTKWRDEMLAEG, encoded by the coding sequence ATGGCATCAATTCTACAACAAGTGGCATTCGTAGCACTCGGCGGCGGCGCAGCATATATGGCATCGCGGCGGTTTGGCGATGTAATACGCAACATACGGCGCGGTAAAGAAACACATATAGACGTAGGCACTACGGGTGAGCGTTGGAATAATGTGTTGTTGGTGGCATTGGGACAGAAAAAAATGTTTAAAAACTGGATTCCTGCCGTGTTTCACCTGTTTATTTATGTCGCTTTTCTGTTTACACAAATAGAAATGATTGAAATTGTAGCAGATGGCTTGCTCGGCAAACACCGCATTTTCGCAAAGCCTTTGGGCGGGCTTTATACTGCTGTTATCAGTAGCATCGAAATATTGTCGGTCTTGGCGTTGGTAGCAACTTTTGTATTTTTGGCGCGGCGCAATCTGCTCAAAGTGCCGCGCTTTTGGAAAGCCGAAATGAAGGGTTTTCCGCAGTTGGACGGTAATATTATTTTGTTGCTCGAAATACTCCTCATTACGTTTATATTTATGATGAACGGAGCTGATACTGTATTACAACAACTCGACCCTGCCCACTACCCTTCTACGGGCAATCTGGCAATCAGTTCGTGGTTGGGACCTGCTTTGTTCGGTGGTTTGGGCGAAAATACACTGCATTTTATAGAACGCTTGGGTTGGTGGGGACACCTGACGGTGGTGCTTGCTTTTTTAACATATCTGCCGTTTTCCAAACATTTACATATTATCCTCGCTTTTTTCAATACTTACTTTGCCCCTTTGCAGCCCAAAGGTAAGATGAATAATATGCCGGCGGTGGCGCAAGAAGTAGCCTTGATGCTGAACCCTTCGGCAGCAGCACCGCCTCCTTCCGATGCCGCCCCGCGCTTCGGAGCCAAAGATGTAGAAGATTTGACCCGCCAACAACTGTTGTCGGCATATACGTGTACCGAGTGCGGACGCTGCACCGCCGAGTGTCCTGCCAACCAAACGGGTAAAAAATTGTCGCCGCGAAAAATAATGATGGACGTGCGCGACCGCTTAGAAGAAAAGACAGCGTTGGAAAAACAACACGGTGCGGGCTACGATGACGGCAAAAGCCTCCACGACCGCATCTCGCGCGAAGAAATCAACGCCTGTACCACTTGCAATGCCTGTGTGGAGGCGTGTCCGGTACTGATTAATCCTTTATCTATTATTTTGGAGTTGCGCCGCTATAAAATTATGGAGCAAAGCGACTCGCCCGCCGAGTGGAATTTGATGTTTACCAATACCGAAAACAACGGTGCTGTATGGCAGTTTGCACCGCAAGACCGTACCAAATGGCGCGATGAAATGTTGGCGGAGGGGTAA